The Dictyoglomus sp. NZ13-RE01 genomic sequence ATGTTTTTACTAATCTCTTTAGTTTCTCCTTCCGCCTTGACTATATAAACTCTATCTTTCTCCTCTTCAGCAATTTTCAAATAACCAATCCTTACTTTATTATAAAATTCCAAACCTTCTTTCTCAATTCTATCTAAATTTTTCTTTCTTTGAAGAGCTATATTAGGTTCAATATCAAGTAATATGGTTAAATGTGGTTTTAAACCAAAAGTAACTAAGTTATTTAATCTTTTTAATTCATCAATAGGAAGTCCTCTTCCATAACCTTGGTAAGCTATAGTCGAATCAATATACCTTTCACAAATAACAGTAAATCCTTCTTTCAGCCTCTCTTTTATTATCAAAGTATTCTCTAACCTGGCAGAAAGATATAGCAATGCTTCTGTCCAAGGGTGTATTTTCATATTTGAATCCAATAAGATATCCCTGATTTTTTCACCTATCTTACTTCCGCCAGGTTCTCTTGTTAGATAGACTATATGTCCTCTTTCTTCTAAATAGTCTTTAAGAAGTTTAGCTTGTGTGGTCTTTCCACACCCATCTAATCCTTCTAATGTGATAAATAAGTTTTTCATTATTAATTTAATAGGGGAAAATTTT encodes the following:
- the tmk gene encoding dTMP kinase, encoding MMKNLFITLEGLDGCGKTTQAKLLKDYLEERGHIVYLTREPGGSKIGEKIRDILLDSNMKIHPWTEALLYLSARLENTLIIKERLKEGFTVICERYIDSTIAYQGYGRGLPIDELKRLNNLVTFGLKPHLTILLDIEPNIALQRKKNLDRIEKEGLEFYNKVRIGYLKIAEEEKDRVYIVKAEGETKEISKNIFQIISKIFNEV